The genome window ACCACTGAAAACATGTCATGTACGACACCCAATTCAGAATCCTGTCTGAATTTGACAAACACACCTTGGCATCTTTCccaaactaaaaaatacaaataaatacaaatattctcCTAGTTGTTTCATTTTGATTAGTGTGACTAGAACTGAATTGTGGCACTTAAGGAATCTGGAAGATGGCCTAGATAGATTTCTGGCCCATCTCAAGATCTCAAAGACAACAGCTGGGTAccaaatttctttatttgaagGAATGATACAAATGAAAGAACTTAAGTGGATGTTTTGGTACAAATTATGGAAAAGGTTAAAAAGGAAACCCCAACATGCATGCACTGCGTTGGTGACCAGGGAAGTCATCCCATGGCTCCGGGGAAGTTAGCCTGAGGCTTAGCTCTCGTTATCACTCTCTCCCAGGGTGTGCTTGTCAAAGAGATATTCTGCCATGCCAGATTCAGGGGCTCCCATCTTGCGCAGGTTGGTTACATGATCACCCAGTTCTTTGATGGACTTCACCTGCTCATGCAGGTAATGAGTCTCAATGAAGTCACATAACTGAAAAACAGAATAGGGAAGAAAGTTATTGGTCAGCCTTCCCAACCCATAAGGTAAATTATTTCCTCCATTTATCCTGTGGGTTTCCAATACTCACGTGGGGGTCATTTTTCTCAGTGGCTAGTTTGTGCAGCTCCAGTAGTGACTGATTCACGCTTTTTTCCAAGTGTAACGCACACTCCATTGCATTCAGGCCGCTCTCCCAGTCGTCATAGTCTGGTTTCTAAATGAGAGGAGGTTAGGTCAATGTATCTGCAGTCTCTACCAATTAAACCGTAAGTCAGAAAGTACCTAACATCTATCTAACCACCACGCTCTGGCAAGAGGGACATCCAAGTTTTCCCTGACAACAGCTTCCAAGTTAACATCTTTGCCCGTTACTGTctgcttgctttatttatttattgtggctggccagtacagggatcccaaccaacccttgaccttcgggctacaaggtggcactctagccaactgagccaactggccagcctgcttACTTTAGTTTAGATGGTAGGCCTAAAAAAGCACAAAAGCACAAGATATCATCATTTTATAAGGGCAACTGCCAGTCCTTAAGTGATTTCTAACACCTGAGCACTGCCAGATTACAAGTACGACAACCCTAGGATCTTCTGTTCACCTTGATATCCTGAAGGAAGATTTGGCCACCTCGTTGGTTTTGCAGCTTCATCAGTTTCTCAGCATGTTCCCTCTCCTCATGAGACTGGTGAAGAAAGTATTTGGAAAAGTTCTTCAAAGCCACATCATCGCGGTCAAAGTAGAAAGACTGAAAGTGGAACATGAACATGTTATGTTAGGGATTCCCAAAGAAGGTAGATATAACAGGCTATGGGTAGTAAAGCCTTCCTTTCTCAAAGCAcagctgaccggttagctcagttggagagtggtgctgataaaccGAGGTCtggggtttaatccctgtacccaccaccaagaaaaaaataaaataaaaattaaaatctgatccTTTACAATGTCATgaagggctggcctgtgactcacttgggagagtgtggtgctgataacaccaaggccacgggttcagatccctatatagggacggctggttagctcatttgggagagtgtggtgtttacaacaccaagtcaagggttaagatgcccttaccggtcatctttaaaaaaaaaaaaaaaaaaaaaaaaaatcatgggaaTTGCCTCCAGCACAGTGTCTTGAGGATCTGTATTAGTGCAGAAGAAACTTCTTACAGCCAGTGCCAAGTTCAATTGTGTGAAGAGTGAGTGCTGGAGTATTTACCCCACACTATTGGTCCCTGCTTCCCCTCCTCCCTGATTAACCACGTTAAAGAATAGTTAAAACAAAGAGCTCATGGGCTTGCCAGCTGTACAGCAGATTGATagacttatttataaaattaagccACCATTCAAGGTGACAACTGTAGGCAATTGATGTCAAAAATAAGATTTTCAGTTTTAGACATTTGCTGTACTTGGGTGTTCCTGAAAAGGAATGGCAGTCATAGAAAGCCAAGCCTGTTTCCAAGTCCATTTGGAACATGTCTATTCTTGGACAATGTGCACACATCACAAGGCAATGCTAAAGATGACTCCCAACACAGTGTAAAACCAAGATTTGGGGAAACGTATCCCATCGATTACTGCGTGGAAAAATTCCTTGCTTAGTAACTGTTGGTGGACGTTATTCAAGTAGTTCAATTAGTGGGACACCAACCCCACAACTCTTAAAGTTAGACACAAAAAGGACGAAGAACTAAGTACCCCAGCCGGAAGGTCGAGTGACTGCAGAAAGGGAGATTTATAGAGATATGCTTCAATACAAGTGGGACTTGCAGATAAAGCAGAACAGAGAGGTGAAGACGGCTGCTCAGAAAGGGGTCTGTCCACAAGAGATAAGACACTTTGCACCAGCCCCCAAGGTTGCCATTTGACACCATTACGCAGCAGGCACCGCCATACCCGGGGGGGATGGGAGCTGCATACCCGAGCAAACGAAGAGCCTCAGGGCCACGTGACCGGAGGCAGAGGAAGGGACGGGAGTGCAAAAACCCACCCTCCTAACCGCAGGACTAATTGCACTCTGCAATTCTTGCAACCCCGGGATTTCAGAAAACCAGGATCTTCTTAAACAGGGGTATGCAAGAACGGCCCTTGCCTATGAGGCAGACTTTCCGGGGGACAGCCGAAAAGGGCCAACTGCCCAGGCCTTCTTGCGCTAGCGAAGTCCCGGGAGGCCTCGAGCAGCCTGCCTGTTCCAGAAGGGCGCCCGGAGGCGCTCGGTAGCCACACCCTGCCCCGCCCCCAGCGGGCCCGCGGAGGccgcgcccggccccgccccgccgcccgcGCTCACCATGGACAGGTAGACGTAGGAGGCGTACAGCTCCATGTTGATCTGGCGGTTGATGGCGGCCTCCGAGTCCTGGTGGTAGTTCTGGCGCACCTGCGAGGCGGTCACGGTCGTCATGGCGGCGGCTGAGAAGAGGACGgagcggtggcggcggcggcggcggcggcggctgtgCGGCGCTGGAGCGGCGGCGGGGGCCTTGGGGCGATCCGAGGGCGCTGTGAAGAGGTGGCGGAGGGCTGGCTCTGAGCGGCCGGCCGGGGTGGGTGACGAGCGCCGGGTTCCGTCCAAGCACTGTTGAAGCAGGAAACCACGACGACTCTCGGCGGAGAAGGAGGTCTGGCGCAGATGGGGGCCAGCCGCGCTCTTATAGCGGGAGCCGGCGTCAGGCCCGCCCCGGCCAATCAGCGCCTCCCACCCGCCGGGCCCCGCCCCTTCCGGGGGGCGCGCGGGCGCCCCGCCTCCGCAGCGGGGGAGGGGCGGTAGCTTCGCGCGACTGGAGGCCGCATCGCTGTGTGGCCGGGCTTGGGGTCGCGAAAGGACCGAGACGTCCCCAGCAATGAGGGGAGGCGTCTCTTTGCCTCTAGGGCCCGTTTAGTGGGGTCACAGGGCAGGTGTGAGGAGGCATGGGGTGCCCACCTCGAAACTCCGTCTGCAGAGTCTTGAAACTTAGGGGGGCGTCGGGGTCATTCTGAAAATCCCCAACGCGCACCCCGAGGCTCTGGGCCAAGGGCATGTGGTTAAAAATCTGTGCAGGAGGGAAGCAGTTACCACACCCGAGGTAATTACCTCGTAATGCAAATTGGGAAAATGCAAGGTGGAAACGTGCGCCTTAGGTGGTCCACTGAGTCAGGAGCTGGGCTGAGAAGggacctctttctcttcctcagtgtTCAGGAAGGGAGCACGCAGGAGAAGAAGTGGGGGCCCACGGGTTTCGGGTCTGTCCCGGCCCTTCTGACTCTGGCGACCGTGTCCGCCATTTGCTGAAAGCAAATGTGGATTCTTGTGCAGATTATACAACAAAGACTAGGCAGGTCGTGTTTCCCAAGAGACGGAGAGGGGACCATCTTCTCCGAGGGAGTCATGGGAATGAGCCACCTAGGCTTCTGAGAAAATCGCTGGTGGTGCTTAAAACTCAAAGATAGATCTCTGGgttaaaaagaaaggagaagtgaCTTGGATCTGGAGACGCAGTCACAGGTGGCCCTATGGGGCCCTAGAGGGGTAGGGCTACTGTGGGTGGCTTGCAGCTGTACCCCAGGCACAGAGTAGGTATGAATTCGtgggtggcagagctggagctAAGTCTCTGCTCCTAGCTAGGCCCTGTCCGCTATTTTCAGCCAGGTCTTCTGACACACAGGTGTGTCAGTCAGGTGGGAGACCTATCAAGACCCTTTTCAGGATACTCCAAAGCATGCGACCGGAAGCTGGacttgcaaattatttttttaaaaagcaactctactgaaatattaaaaaaatggctgatgggggccggccccgtggctcactggggagagtgcggcgctggtagcgctgaggctgtgggtttggatcctatatagggatggccggtgcactcgctggctgagcgtggtgcggacaacaccgtgccgagggtcgcgatccccttaccggtcaaaaaaaaaaaaaaaaaaaaatggctgatGGAATTGTGGCAGTCTCTCTTTTGGGGTCTTTATTAATTTCACAAGGAACATATTTTACTTTCAGGAAAAATATCTTAGTGGTTGTAGAGCTACAATAAAGTAAGCAGAAGGATATTGCTGTACATGGGGTGCCTTAAACTGTCTGGGAGAGGAGGTCAGGGAAGGTTTTCCTGAGAAAGTGATACTTGAGCTAAGTTTGAAGAAAAAGCTAAAAGGAAGGTGAAGTGAAGAAGGGAGATGGGGAAGAaaattccaagcagagggaacagcatatgcGAAGGTGAAGGTGTGGAGACACATGGCCTGTTCATGGTACCTTAAGAAAGGCCATTGGCCTGGAAAGTAAAGTGCATGTTGGGCAATGCTGGAAGGGTGGAGTATAGGGGCAAGGTCAGATAAAGTTGTGTGCCACAAAAAGTGGTTAAACATTAATCCAAGAGACAACATGGACACGCCCTGcagttttgttttcagaaatctTATGCTGAACCAACAAAAAACTGTTAGGATAAGGGTCCAGCAAAGTCACCATTATAGGGTGCAAAGCTTTCTGTTCTAATGAAggtaaaaaatgaatgaaagaaaaaaattttttcacttaCATTGGCAACAAAAGCTTAAAGTATCTAGGAATGAAGTTGACAAGAAATGTATGAGGAAACTTATAAATGCTTACTGCTGGACCgcccccccaccaaaaagaaccaaaaaatgaaaaaacaaatcaagagACACCATGTGCCTAAAAGGCCAGCCTCTGTTTTGTAAAGGTGTTAATTCTCCCTGAATAAacctataaattcaatgcaatttccataAAATGCACTGTTTTAGGGGGAACTTGACAACGTGATTCTAAAGGTTATTTGGAAGAGTGAGTGTGTAGAATGGCTGATAaacatttggaggaaaaaaagattgTCAGggtagatttgccttttctgctataaaaaaaagtacaataaagTACATAAgtagtgtggtactggcacagGAAGAGATGCTAGATCAAAGCAACAAATTCATCCAATCCACATATGTATGAGAATTTGGTATTCACTCAAGTGGTGTTTcattagcactgcactctcccgagtgagccacgggccggccatcAAGTGGTGCTTCAAATTAGGGGAgaggataaatgctggcgaggttgcggagaaaaaggaactctcattcattgttggtgggactgcaaaatggtgcagcctctatggaaaatggtatggaggttcctcaaacaattgcagatagatctgccatatgacccagctatcccactgctgggaatatacccagaggaatggaaatcatcaagtcgaagatatacctgttccccaatgttcatcgcagcactctttacaatagccaagagttggaaccagcccaaatgtccatcatcggatgaatggatatggaaaatgtggtatatctacacaagggaatactactcagctataaaaacgaatgaaatactgccatttgcaacaacatggatggaccttgagagaattatattaagtgaaacaagtcaggcacagaaagagaaataccacatgttctcacttattggtgggagctaaaaataaataaataaattcacacacacacacacacacacacacacacacacacacacaaacgggggggggggagaagacataacaactacaattccttgaagttgatatgacaagcaaacagaaaggacattgttgggtgggaggggggagaaggaggagggagggaggtttcggtaatgggccacaataatcaaccacattgtatattgacaaaataaaattaagagaaaaacaaaaaaaacaaatgaggggagagggagaaagaatgggTTCAACAAACAATGTTGAAATAATTGACAGTCATATAGAAAATACGACTCACTCTTGTATTTAAAAGTATGTTCTGGATGTATTAAAAGTCCAAgccttaaaaaaaaccaaaacctatAAAGTTTCGAGAAGGATGTATGAATCTTTGTATAGAAGATTATCTTTTGTAATTTGAGGGTGGGGAGTATTCTTCTGAGGCTGCTGGAAGCCATAAAAGGACAGTTGGCAGGTTTGACAACTTACAAATGAAAAGCTGTGAGATGGAAGATGTCATAAACCaagttaaaatagaaatgacaaaTTAGGTTGATGATATTTGTAGCTCATATAAATGAGGAAGATGAATAACCATACTATATCTAGTTTATATGtataatcatatattttataagaaCTTTTTGATGGTCTTTCTGCTCTGGTAGATTGGAAACTGCTGGAAGGCAGGCAttatttctgtctttgtctctgcaCTTCCTGTACTCCAGCATTTTGCAAGATGCTTGTTCCGTAGGGCTCAGTATTTGTTGCATGAACACATAGATGCATGATTGGATGTGGGGGATGGATTAAAGTCAGGCAGGAGGGCTGGCAGTCGAGAGGCAACAGCCTTAGTTGTCAGTGAGCAGAGGAGACACAAAGCAGATTTGAGATATATGAAGACAGAAAAGGATGAGGTGGCTGATTGggtagggtgggggttgggaggtgAGGAGTGGGTAAGGGAGGTCCCCCCCAGCTTTCTGGCCTGCGCAGCTGCTGTCATTCACTGAGCCAGGGAGCGCAGGAGGAAATGCAGGTTTGGGGGAAGGCTGTTGGGAAGGTCagcttgttttgattttttttgttttgtttgtttgtttgcttatttttctccGGCTTGGTTTTGGACTGGATGTGCTAAGTTCCAGCGCCACAGTTGGACCGAGTCAGCGTAATGTTGAGCCCACTGGAAGGAAGTCGGTCTACTGCAGAAGTAGGTTTCATGAAATCAGTATTGGCTCTGTGCCTGGTTAAACACGTATGTAGCTGCAGTGAACATCACAGCAGAGCAGGGACAGCTTGTGCTGTGTCACAGGGGAGACTGCTCGGAAAGAATGGAAGGGAAATCTTCTGTTGGGATGTGTGTGCGTGTTGTATGATTTGCGTGGGCCCGGTCCCCACCTTCTGGGAGCCCCGGGTGTCAGAGCAGCGATCTCCAAGACTTCTAAATTCTTCCGAAGCTACTGCTTGGTCTTTGGACCTTTGTCGATCAGGATTCCGCCTCCTCCCTCCGACCCAACTCCTCGTGACTTTGAGGAGGCGGGGAGTTTGGCTCGCCTCCTGGGACACCGCCTCCCAGGGCCAGGAGCGGAGGGAGGGACCGCAGGCGAGAGAACAGCCAGGCAGTGGTTTCTGGAGGATACGGATACAGAGCAGGAGCGGGCAGAGGTGGGGACTGTGGTAAAAGGGCTGCCCCACTGTGACTCAGCACTCTGGTGGTCCAAGGGGTTGGGCTTAGGCTCCAAAAGTGCTGTGTCATGGAGGAGAAGGGAAAGTCCAAAGACTTGGACAGCTGTGGCTTCACTATGGGGAGAGCGAGGGAGAGTGACCCTGTCCGATTGCCTACTGGGACAAAGACCAGAGGCTGCACCAGGACCAAAGGGGTCTAGATCACCCAGCCAGGCCTTGGATGGTGTTTTTTgctggaaagggggagggggtacGTGACTTTTCCTACCTTCCTCAGTGCCTTCCTGCCTCAAGGCGTGTTCTCAACAGATGTTGGATCTCTCCCTTCTAGGGGTTGTTGCTCTGCAGTCACAGTTTAGGATTCCACAGCTAGGAAATCATAGAGTACTAAGGCGTGGAAGGGACTTTAGAGTTTCCAGATCACagtgttttacagataaggaggtGAGGTCCAAAGAAGGAGAGGCTTGCCCAAAGCCAGTCACTGGCGGAAACACACGCTGCAGTCGCACAGGTTACATCATGGAACACGGCGTGGCATTAGAAACAGTAAGTGTGCTGCTGGAAAGTGTATGTGAGATAACGTTAGGTGAAAAAGCAGAGCCCCAAATAGTTCCCGCAAGCTGATTACATGAGGAAAATGGCAGGGCTGGAAACATCAATGAGGATTGGGAGAGAATAGGTCAAATGATGTTTTAACTGAAGAGctaattcttttaaatgtatgGGATTCCCCCTGAAGTGAAGTGTGCAGGAAATTCGAGTTCAGAAATTCTGAGTTCAGAAACAATGCTAAGTCAGATTCGAGTACATTTCTGGATGATGCAACCATGGTTCAGAGAGCTTGTCCCTAAATCATTTCTTGAAAGACCATGCAGCCACAGAGACTTAAAGTACTCAGAATCCCCCTCTTCCAGAAAGTCAGGAGCCACAATTTTGAATGTTAGAAGACCGCTAAAGGAAGacccttttaaaaaaaggaatcccCAGATTCTGCGGGGAGCCCAGCACTCCACACTTCTGCCAGAGACCTTATCATGACTTGGGGCCCTGGCTATTTGTTTGCTCATTTTCATGCTGGACTTTGAActccttttttttctgtgtccccaGAACTTAAGGCAGCGCAGGGGTGCTTCCAGTTCTAGCAGTCTGCAGCTCTATACCTCTTCTCTGGAATTGTCATGCCCAGTGGAATGTCTGGACTCTTCCTTTGGACCACCAGCCCTTGGAAGTCaaagatttttgtctttgataGTCCCCTGCTGTACCCTTCTTATGATCCCCTGGGTTTCTGCCCACATCCTAGAAGCTTCAGAGAGGTCACCTGTCCTTTCTGGACTTTGAATCCTGTATTTATTTACAGTATCTGGAGCCCGCCTTTCCCCATGCTACCTTGAATGCCCTCCTTCCCTTTGGTACCCTCTTCACGGCAGTTCACAGTGCACCCCATCAGCTGGTACCCACTATACAGCATGCCCACATCACCCCGTCTGGGCTCAGTGTGCCCACCCTGGCCAAATCAGTAGAGGCCCAGCTCAGCGCAGGTGGCAGGTGGGGACCAACAGCTAGCAGCCTTGGAGgggatagaaagagaaaagagacttGCATGCCTGGgcagccaggggctgggggtgcttCCTTGTGAAAGTGGGGACTCATGTCTTCTTCGGCCTTCCATGGTGTGGACACTCACTTTGTCTACATTCGGGTAGGCCGAGCAAAAGCAGTCCCTGGAATGCAGGCGAAGGTCGAGTAGCTGGGGGAGAAGACTTGAGCTAGAGATCCAGCTACACAGAGTCTGGGGCTGGGCGATCTCTGAGTCTCTTGTGGTGGGGTGTAGGAGTAGGGGATAAGACACAGAGGCTGGTTAAGAATCTGAGAGGTCGGCAGCCCAGGGCAGAGAGGAGGTGGAAGTAAAGGGGAGCTCGGGACTGACCAAGCTCGGAGGCTGCAGAAGGAGGCAGCTGCACTGAGTGGCCAGGTGACTTCCTGCCTCCAGTGAAGGTCCCTTAGGTGCAATCCCACAAGCTAGCCTGTTTGGCTGGGCCACCAGATGCAGGCCTGCTGGTCAGCAGAGGGGAGTCCTGAGTGTCCTGAGAGAGGGTCAGGATGCAAAGGATCTCACGGAAGAGGTCTCAGTCAACCTGTGGCTGTTCCCTGTGGCTCCTTGTTTCCTGCCTGTACTACCTCCTGCAGCCTCACCCTCGATAACTtgtctcttttctgtctcttttcagCATTATGAAATGCAAAGGTAAGCGTTTCACTTCTAGATTAAAACCCCCGAGGCCTCTGATCCAGCCTAACAGTTTTCCCCTGACACCTCTGGACATGGCACCGCTGATCATTCTGCCCGGGATGCCTACCCCTGACTTTTCTGCCTGAAAAACTACCCAGCCATCAACACCCAGCTCAAATATCCTTCCTGAGGCTTCCCACACTCCCCCGCGGGGTGGAGAATTTCCATTCTTTGTGCTGTCCAGCACTCTGAGCACGCCTCCACGTCCCCCTCCTGCAGTGACCTATTATGTAGCTACTGCTCCACTCGAAGGGGAGCCCCTGCCCCATTCATCTGGGCAATgctttccccttccccacctcaggaCCCAGCAAAGCACTGGTTCACAGACTACCGAGAAATGTGGGTTGGATTTAACTTGGACTGAGCTCCTACCCCAGCTCTTACTCACTTTTCCTGTTATTGAGGGACAGGCTGCCCCCCACCTCTTGCCTCaaggtttggttttttccttctttacttaAGGAAGACTAGCCCTTTCTACCTCCCACATGGAAGGTGCAGAGGATAGTGAATCTTTCTGGGGCTTGAGGATTATTTCCTGGCAGAAACCCAAGGACGCTCACTGCAAAGCAGCGGGGCCTGGGACCAGCTAGCCATGGTCATGGGCTCCACTGCTCTGAGGACCAGTTGCCTCTGTCTACTCTTGTGGCCATAGAGTGTTTCCTCAACTGGGGGAATTTGTGGGCTATAACATGAGAGGaggggaagaaataaagaaggattAGTGTAAGAGCAGCTCACTATTATGAAACAATGCCATGTGCCTCCAGGTTCTTGAAGTGGTTGTTGTTccataaacaataaacataatgTGCCAGAGAGCTCACATAAAGCAAGTTGACATGTTTGTGCCTGAAACTGACAGCACCTCTGGGGAGGAGGTAGGGCAGGTAGCCTGTGCTGAGTCTCCTTCTTTCAAAGGAGGAAGCTAGaggtcagagagattaagtgattgCTTTGCCTAAGGTTGCGCAGCTGGTGACAGAGCTCTGACTGGAAGCCAGATGCTAATTGTGGAGCAATTTCCCAAATCTGATTCCCTGACGCAGCCATGCCAGCAATTCTGAAACTCAGCACAGTATGTGCCCCTTGGTCACGAGGCATGGAGGAAGATCCTTGAGATCCCAGTTGCCTGGAGACTTCTGAAATATCCCTGTAGGAGAAGTTCCTGCAGCCCTGAATCCCAGGCAAAGGTGAGTCAGCACCCACCTTTGACCAGCAGAGGCACCTGCCAGGACGGTTGGCACTGTCAAAGTAGTCGCTGAGATTCCACCAGTAGCAAAGCTGTAACCGGTGATTTTCAAAACTGCTAGGCTGATTTGAGTAGTAACTGGAGTCCTTTTGCTTGGTGGggttttatcatttttcagaagACATGGGGATCCCATGGCAAGGCCCAGACTGTAGACTCGGTCTTGAGTTGTCTCCTGAGCTTGGTGCTGGTGGCTGGCAGGCCCAGGAGATACCTGGGTGGCCTGGGGACTGTTGGTTGTTCAGTGGCATCCCTAAGCAGAGCTGCTGGGCCTGGGGGCCCGTGCTTGAGACCTCAGGGTACTTCTGGAGCatactatttgtttttttgtttgttttggcagctgaccagtttggggatctgaacccttgaccttggtgttatcagcggcATGCTTTAACCAGCTGGGCTAACCGGCCAGGGATCAGGGCTGGCTCCTCAGGCCTCCAGTGCTCCCCAGGGCCTGTTCCTCCCAGGGCCTGGGGGGGCCTTTCCTAGGCCACAGGTGCCCACACCATGTTAGGGAGCAGTGGGTCATGCCTCCAAAGGATCTCATGGTCCCTCATTCCCTTGTGGGATCTGAGAACCACACAGACGTTCCTGAAAGAGCCTCAGGGTCCCTGGAGCTGAAGATAATCACACATCTAGGAGCAGAGGATGACCCACTTCCAAATTAGGGCAGTATTGGGCTTGGCAGGGGTCTTCGCCCACCCTTAGCTTACTCTGTGGAGGACTCACCCCCTTTCTGGCAGAGCTTGTGGTCTGATGCTTAGGAGCCTGTCGGCCTGAGCCAGACTTAGGAAAGCCTTCCCAAGGGAAGGGGTCTTACATATATTATTACCTCTCCCATCTCTTTGTTCCCTGCCGTGTGATGATATTCTAACACCCTTTGGAACATCCCTGACTTCTGTAATGCTTTGGAAATATCGTTTGGAAGTAATTAgctatgatttttttcctaccCGCTTACCTGTCCAGCTGTCCTTTCAATAgtatgggtgtgtgtgggtgtgcatggGTAGTGGCAGGAGTccagatattttgcttttttctggaATTGGTGATTTCTCCAGATCCACACCTACTTCTCAACATCGACCACCCTTCTGGGGAATATTTCCTCCCCTCCAACCCCTGCCATGTGCTGTCATGAGAACTGCCTCCATCCCCAGATTCAGAGGCAGACATGTTTTCTATGACTTGCAATACATTTTTCAATCAACTTAC of Cynocephalus volans isolate mCynVol1 chromosome 4, mCynVol1.pri, whole genome shotgun sequence contains these proteins:
- the FTH1 gene encoding LOW QUALITY PROTEIN: ferritin heavy chain (The sequence of the model RefSeq protein was modified relative to this genomic sequence to represent the inferred CDS: deleted 2 bases in 1 codon), whose product is MTTVTASQVRQNYHQDSEAAINRQINMELYASYVYLSMSFYFDRDDVALKNFSKYFLHQSHEEREHAEKLMKLQNQRGGQIFLQDIKKPDYDDWESGLNAMECALHLEKSVNQSLLELHKLATEKNDPHLCDFIETHYLHEQVKSIKELGDHVTNLRKMGAPIWHGRISL